A region of Ornithodoros turicata isolate Travis chromosome 5, ASM3712646v1, whole genome shotgun sequence DNA encodes the following proteins:
- the LOC135395003 gene encoding heat shock 70 kDa protein 4-like isoform X1, with protein MSVIGFDFGNENCYIAVARAGGIETIANEYSQRVTPSYVAFGERTRDLGVSAKNKHVTNLKNTIFGFKRLQGRKLGDPLVKHESTFLPYTLVDLGGGRMGVKVRYLNEEQSFSIGQVTAMLFTKLKEIAEMALKIKVNDCVISVPFFFTDVERRAMLDSAQIAGLNCLKLMNEPTAVALSYGFYKNDLPEDKPRIVGFVDMGHSALQVAIVAFNKDRLRVLAQAFDNVGGRDFDMVLVRHFVQEFRERYKLEVTSNRRALIRLIAECEKLKKQMSANPHELPLAIECFMQDKDVAGKMKREAFEAMAAELLARTERTMVRSLTEAQLRPQDVDVVELVGGSTRVPAIKLLVKKVFAREPSTTLNQDEAVARGCALQCAMLSPIFKVREFSIVDVQPYPIQLRYDPAKGEDGEMEVFPRLHQVPFSKMLTFYRSKPFMLEARYPPDAGVPHPDQHMGTFLVNKVAPGSEGDSAKVKVKVRVNLHGIFSVVSASMIDRTKPDCDPPATQASGPSANGELVGEAAAAGDEAVPTEGGEPDLKAAENKGDVKNEQIPNKDKSRKSSVQALELPVEAQVPQLSTAELNDMVEREAKMVQQDHMEKERVDAKNAVEEYVYEMRDHLSEKYQKFVSQQDKEAFLKLLNATEDWLYADGEEVAKGLYVEKLEALRKIGGPVKYRFRESELRPVALEEVGGALQRTRKFLDSEEFSKAPAEDKERLRKALNEKQAWYDQSLGALGKAPLTQDPPVTVAQLRDARQALDNLVSAASAKLKAALQPTPPPPTQPTPAESGPATPSETEATESEEHTEKMDVD; from the exons ATGTCCGTGATCGGTTTTGATTTCGGCAACGAAAACTGTTACATCGCGGTAGCTCGTGCCGGCGGCATCGAAACGATTGCTAATGAATACAGTCAACGAGTCACACC GTCGTATGTGGCATTCGGGGAGAGGACGCGAGACCTCGGGGTGTCAGCGAAGAACAAACATGTGACCAACTTAAAGAACACCATCTTCGGTTTCAAGAGGCTGCAGGGTCGGAAGCTGGGCGACCCGCTCGTGAAGCACGAGTCCACATTTCTTCCTTACACGCTGGTGGATCTGGGTGGCGGGCGGATGGGTGTCAAAGTTCGCTATTTGAACGAAGAACAAAGCTTTTCCATCGGACAGGTCACGGCCATGCTTTTCACGAAGCTTAAAGAGATCGCCGAGATGGCTCTTAAGATCAAAGTGAACGACTGCGTGATATCTGTTCCCTTTTTCTTCACCGACGTCGAACGGAGGGCGATGCTGGACTCTGCGCAGATCGCGGGCCTCAATTGCCTGAAGCTGATGAACGAACCTACTGCCGTGGCCCTAAGCTACGGGTTCTACAAGAACGACCTTCCCGAAGACAAGCCACGGATCGTGGGGTTCGTGGACATGGGCCATTCTGCGCTCCAGGTGGCTATCGTGGCTTTTAACAAGGACCGGCTGCGCGTTTTGGCACAGGCTTTCGACAATGTGGGCGGACGGGACTTCGACATGGTCCTTGTCCGCCATTTTGTGCAAGAGTTTCGAGAGAG ATACAAGCTGGAAGTGACCTCCAACCGTCGTGCTCTCATCCGACTGATTGCCGAATGTGAGAAGCTCAAGAAACAGATGAGCGCCAATCCCCATGAACTGCCACTGGCTATAGAATGCTTCATGCAAGATAAA GATGTGGCCGGCAAGATGAAACGGGAAGCGTTTGAAGCCATGGCAGCGGAACTGTTGGCACGGACGGAACGTACGATGGTGCGCTCTCTGACGGAGGCCCAGCTGCGACCTCAAGACGTGGACGTGGTGGAGCTGGTTGGAGGATCGACCCGCGTGCCCGCCATCAAGCTATTGGTGAAGAAGGTGTTTGCTCGAGAGCCCTCGACCACTCTGAACCAGGACGAGGCAGTGGCCAGGGGATGCGCCTTGCAGTGTGCAATGCTGTCACCAATTTTTAAG GTTCGTGAGTTCAGCATTGTAGACGTGCAGCCATACCCGATCCAACTGCGGTACGACCCGGCCAAGGGGGAAGACGGAGAAATGGAGGTCTTCCCTCGCCTGCACCAGGTACCCTTCAGCAAGATGCTGACATTCTACCGCAGCAAGCCATTCATGTTAGAGGCACGCTATCCACCAGATGCTGGTGTACCTCATCCAGATCAGCATATGGGAACTTTCCTCGTCAACAAG GTGGCCCCCGGCAGCGAGGGGGACAGCGCCAAGGTGAAAGTGAAGGTGAGAGTGAACCTTCACGGCATCTTCTCTGTGGTGTCCGCCTCGATGATAGATCGCACCAAGCCAGACTGTGACCCGCCAGCGACCCAGGCAAGTGGCCCTTCCGCAAACGGAGAACTAGTCGGGGAGGCGGCAGCGGCTGGGGACGAG GCAGTGCCCACGGAGGGTGGCGAACCCGACCTGAAGGCGGCTGAGAACAAGGGTGACGTCAAGAACGAACAGATCCCGAACAAA GACAAGTCTCGCAAGTCTAGCGTGCAGGCCCTGGAACTCCCCGTTGAGGCCCAGGTGCCCCAGTTGAGCACCGCCGAGCTCAACGACATGGTGGAGCGAGAGGCAAAGATGGTGCAGCAGGACCACATGGAGAAGGAGCGGGTGGACGCCAAGAATGCCGTAGAGGAGTACGTCTACGAGATGAGGGACCATCTCTCGGAGAAGTACCAAAAGTTTGTCAGTCAGCAAGACAAGGAGGCGTTCCTCAAGCTGCTTAATGCGACGGAGGACTGGCTCTACGCCGACGGAGAGGAAGTGGCAAAGGGACTGTACGTCGAGAAGCTGGAGGCCCTGCGGAAAATAGGTGGACCCGTAAAGTACCGGTTCCGCGAGAGTGAACTGCGGCCTGTGGCCCTGGAGGAAGTGGGCGGAGCCCTGCAGCGAACACGCAAGTTCCTGGATTCTGAAGAGTTCAGCAAGGCCCCAGCCGAGGACAAGGAGAGGTTGCGCAAGGCATTGAACGAGAAGCAGGCGTGGTACGACCAGAGCCTCGGGGCACTGGGGAAGGCCCCCCTGACGCAGGACCCCCCAGTGACCGTGGCACAGTTGAGAGATGCCCGACAG GCATTGGACAACCTGGTGTCTGCGGCGTCTGCCAAGTTGAAGGCAGCTCTGCAGCCCACCCCGCCTCCACCAACCCAGCCAACCCCAGCCGAGAGCGGGCCCGCAACGCCCTCCGAGACGGAGGCCACAGAGTCGGAGGAGCACACAGAAAAGATGGACGTCGACTGA
- the LOC135395003 gene encoding heat shock 70 kDa protein 4-like isoform X2, with product MSVIGFDFGNENCYIAVARAGGIETIANEYSQRVTPSYVAFGERTRDLGVSAKNKHVTNLKNTIFGFKRLQGRKLGDPLVKHESTFLPYTLVDLGGGRMGVKVRYLNEEQSFSIGQVTAMLFTKLKEIAEMALKIKVNDCVISVPFFFTDVERRAMLDSAQIAGLNCLKLMNEPTAVALSYGFYKNDLPEDKPRIVGFVDMGHSALQVAIVAFNKDRLRVLAQAFDNVGGRDFDMVLVRHFVQEFRERYKLEVTSNRRALIRLIAECEKLKKQMSANPHELPLAIECFMQDKDVAGKMKREAFEAMAAELLARTERTMVRSLTEAQLRPQDVDVVELVGGSTRVPAIKLLVKKVFAREPSTTLNQDEAVARGCALQCAMLSPIFKVREFSIVDVQPYPIQLRYDPAKGEDGEMEVFPRLHQVPFSKMLTFYRSKPFMLEARYPPDAGVPHPDQHMGTFLVNKVAPGSEGDSAKVKVKVRVNLHGIFSVVSASMIDRTKPDCDPPATQAMPTEGGEPDLKAAENKGDVKNEQIPNKDKSRKSSVQALELPVEAQVPQLSTAELNDMVEREAKMVQQDHMEKERVDAKNAVEEYVYEMRDHLSEKYQKFVSQQDKEAFLKLLNATEDWLYADGEEVAKGLYVEKLEALRKIGGPVKYRFRESELRPVALEEVGGALQRTRKFLDSEEFSKAPAEDKERLRKALNEKQAWYDQSLGALGKAPLTQDPPVTVAQLRDARQALDNLVSAASAKLKAALQPTPPPPTQPTPAESGPATPSETEATESEEHTEKMDVD from the exons ATGTCCGTGATCGGTTTTGATTTCGGCAACGAAAACTGTTACATCGCGGTAGCTCGTGCCGGCGGCATCGAAACGATTGCTAATGAATACAGTCAACGAGTCACACC GTCGTATGTGGCATTCGGGGAGAGGACGCGAGACCTCGGGGTGTCAGCGAAGAACAAACATGTGACCAACTTAAAGAACACCATCTTCGGTTTCAAGAGGCTGCAGGGTCGGAAGCTGGGCGACCCGCTCGTGAAGCACGAGTCCACATTTCTTCCTTACACGCTGGTGGATCTGGGTGGCGGGCGGATGGGTGTCAAAGTTCGCTATTTGAACGAAGAACAAAGCTTTTCCATCGGACAGGTCACGGCCATGCTTTTCACGAAGCTTAAAGAGATCGCCGAGATGGCTCTTAAGATCAAAGTGAACGACTGCGTGATATCTGTTCCCTTTTTCTTCACCGACGTCGAACGGAGGGCGATGCTGGACTCTGCGCAGATCGCGGGCCTCAATTGCCTGAAGCTGATGAACGAACCTACTGCCGTGGCCCTAAGCTACGGGTTCTACAAGAACGACCTTCCCGAAGACAAGCCACGGATCGTGGGGTTCGTGGACATGGGCCATTCTGCGCTCCAGGTGGCTATCGTGGCTTTTAACAAGGACCGGCTGCGCGTTTTGGCACAGGCTTTCGACAATGTGGGCGGACGGGACTTCGACATGGTCCTTGTCCGCCATTTTGTGCAAGAGTTTCGAGAGAG ATACAAGCTGGAAGTGACCTCCAACCGTCGTGCTCTCATCCGACTGATTGCCGAATGTGAGAAGCTCAAGAAACAGATGAGCGCCAATCCCCATGAACTGCCACTGGCTATAGAATGCTTCATGCAAGATAAA GATGTGGCCGGCAAGATGAAACGGGAAGCGTTTGAAGCCATGGCAGCGGAACTGTTGGCACGGACGGAACGTACGATGGTGCGCTCTCTGACGGAGGCCCAGCTGCGACCTCAAGACGTGGACGTGGTGGAGCTGGTTGGAGGATCGACCCGCGTGCCCGCCATCAAGCTATTGGTGAAGAAGGTGTTTGCTCGAGAGCCCTCGACCACTCTGAACCAGGACGAGGCAGTGGCCAGGGGATGCGCCTTGCAGTGTGCAATGCTGTCACCAATTTTTAAG GTTCGTGAGTTCAGCATTGTAGACGTGCAGCCATACCCGATCCAACTGCGGTACGACCCGGCCAAGGGGGAAGACGGAGAAATGGAGGTCTTCCCTCGCCTGCACCAGGTACCCTTCAGCAAGATGCTGACATTCTACCGCAGCAAGCCATTCATGTTAGAGGCACGCTATCCACCAGATGCTGGTGTACCTCATCCAGATCAGCATATGGGAACTTTCCTCGTCAACAAG GTGGCCCCCGGCAGCGAGGGGGACAGCGCCAAGGTGAAAGTGAAGGTGAGAGTGAACCTTCACGGCATCTTCTCTGTGGTGTCCGCCTCGATGATAGATCGCACCAAGCCAGACTGTGACCCGCCAGCGACCCAGGCAA TGCCCACGGAGGGTGGCGAACCCGACCTGAAGGCGGCTGAGAACAAGGGTGACGTCAAGAACGAACAGATCCCGAACAAA GACAAGTCTCGCAAGTCTAGCGTGCAGGCCCTGGAACTCCCCGTTGAGGCCCAGGTGCCCCAGTTGAGCACCGCCGAGCTCAACGACATGGTGGAGCGAGAGGCAAAGATGGTGCAGCAGGACCACATGGAGAAGGAGCGGGTGGACGCCAAGAATGCCGTAGAGGAGTACGTCTACGAGATGAGGGACCATCTCTCGGAGAAGTACCAAAAGTTTGTCAGTCAGCAAGACAAGGAGGCGTTCCTCAAGCTGCTTAATGCGACGGAGGACTGGCTCTACGCCGACGGAGAGGAAGTGGCAAAGGGACTGTACGTCGAGAAGCTGGAGGCCCTGCGGAAAATAGGTGGACCCGTAAAGTACCGGTTCCGCGAGAGTGAACTGCGGCCTGTGGCCCTGGAGGAAGTGGGCGGAGCCCTGCAGCGAACACGCAAGTTCCTGGATTCTGAAGAGTTCAGCAAGGCCCCAGCCGAGGACAAGGAGAGGTTGCGCAAGGCATTGAACGAGAAGCAGGCGTGGTACGACCAGAGCCTCGGGGCACTGGGGAAGGCCCCCCTGACGCAGGACCCCCCAGTGACCGTGGCACAGTTGAGAGATGCCCGACAG GCATTGGACAACCTGGTGTCTGCGGCGTCTGCCAAGTTGAAGGCAGCTCTGCAGCCCACCCCGCCTCCACCAACCCAGCCAACCCCAGCCGAGAGCGGGCCCGCAACGCCCTCCGAGACGGAGGCCACAGAGTCGGAGGAGCACACAGAAAAGATGGACGTCGACTGA
- the LOC135395003 gene encoding heat shock 70 kDa protein 4-like isoform X3 encodes MSVIGFDFGNENCYIAVARAGGIETIANEYSQRVTPSYVAFGERTRDLGVSAKNKHVTNLKNTIFGFKRLQGRKLGDPLVKHESTFLPYTLVDLGGGRMGVKVRYLNEEQSFSIGQVTAMLFTKLKEIAEMALKIKVNDCVISVPFFFTDVERRAMLDSAQIAGLNCLKLMNEPTAVALSYGFYKNDLPEDKPRIVGFVDMGHSALQVAIVAFNKDRLRVLAQAFDNVGGRDFDMVLVRHFVQEFRERYKLEVTSNRRALIRLIAECEKLKKQMSANPHELPLAIECFMQDKDVAGKMKREAFEAMAAELLARTERTMVRSLTEAQLRPQDVDVVELVGGSTRVPAIKLLVKKVFAREPSTTLNQDEAVARGCALQCAMLSPIFKVREFSIVDVQPYPIQLRYDPAKGEDGEMEVFPRLHQVPFSKMLTFYRSKPFMLEARYPPDAGVPHPDQHMGTFLVNKVAPGSEGDSAKVKVKVRVNLHGIFSVVSASMIDRTKPDCDPPATQDKSRKSSVQALELPVEAQVPQLSTAELNDMVEREAKMVQQDHMEKERVDAKNAVEEYVYEMRDHLSEKYQKFVSQQDKEAFLKLLNATEDWLYADGEEVAKGLYVEKLEALRKIGGPVKYRFRESELRPVALEEVGGALQRTRKFLDSEEFSKAPAEDKERLRKALNEKQAWYDQSLGALGKAPLTQDPPVTVAQLRDARQALDNLVSAASAKLKAALQPTPPPPTQPTPAESGPATPSETEATESEEHTEKMDVD; translated from the exons ATGTCCGTGATCGGTTTTGATTTCGGCAACGAAAACTGTTACATCGCGGTAGCTCGTGCCGGCGGCATCGAAACGATTGCTAATGAATACAGTCAACGAGTCACACC GTCGTATGTGGCATTCGGGGAGAGGACGCGAGACCTCGGGGTGTCAGCGAAGAACAAACATGTGACCAACTTAAAGAACACCATCTTCGGTTTCAAGAGGCTGCAGGGTCGGAAGCTGGGCGACCCGCTCGTGAAGCACGAGTCCACATTTCTTCCTTACACGCTGGTGGATCTGGGTGGCGGGCGGATGGGTGTCAAAGTTCGCTATTTGAACGAAGAACAAAGCTTTTCCATCGGACAGGTCACGGCCATGCTTTTCACGAAGCTTAAAGAGATCGCCGAGATGGCTCTTAAGATCAAAGTGAACGACTGCGTGATATCTGTTCCCTTTTTCTTCACCGACGTCGAACGGAGGGCGATGCTGGACTCTGCGCAGATCGCGGGCCTCAATTGCCTGAAGCTGATGAACGAACCTACTGCCGTGGCCCTAAGCTACGGGTTCTACAAGAACGACCTTCCCGAAGACAAGCCACGGATCGTGGGGTTCGTGGACATGGGCCATTCTGCGCTCCAGGTGGCTATCGTGGCTTTTAACAAGGACCGGCTGCGCGTTTTGGCACAGGCTTTCGACAATGTGGGCGGACGGGACTTCGACATGGTCCTTGTCCGCCATTTTGTGCAAGAGTTTCGAGAGAG ATACAAGCTGGAAGTGACCTCCAACCGTCGTGCTCTCATCCGACTGATTGCCGAATGTGAGAAGCTCAAGAAACAGATGAGCGCCAATCCCCATGAACTGCCACTGGCTATAGAATGCTTCATGCAAGATAAA GATGTGGCCGGCAAGATGAAACGGGAAGCGTTTGAAGCCATGGCAGCGGAACTGTTGGCACGGACGGAACGTACGATGGTGCGCTCTCTGACGGAGGCCCAGCTGCGACCTCAAGACGTGGACGTGGTGGAGCTGGTTGGAGGATCGACCCGCGTGCCCGCCATCAAGCTATTGGTGAAGAAGGTGTTTGCTCGAGAGCCCTCGACCACTCTGAACCAGGACGAGGCAGTGGCCAGGGGATGCGCCTTGCAGTGTGCAATGCTGTCACCAATTTTTAAG GTTCGTGAGTTCAGCATTGTAGACGTGCAGCCATACCCGATCCAACTGCGGTACGACCCGGCCAAGGGGGAAGACGGAGAAATGGAGGTCTTCCCTCGCCTGCACCAGGTACCCTTCAGCAAGATGCTGACATTCTACCGCAGCAAGCCATTCATGTTAGAGGCACGCTATCCACCAGATGCTGGTGTACCTCATCCAGATCAGCATATGGGAACTTTCCTCGTCAACAAG GTGGCCCCCGGCAGCGAGGGGGACAGCGCCAAGGTGAAAGTGAAGGTGAGAGTGAACCTTCACGGCATCTTCTCTGTGGTGTCCGCCTCGATGATAGATCGCACCAAGCCAGACTGTGACCCGCCAGCGACCCAG GACAAGTCTCGCAAGTCTAGCGTGCAGGCCCTGGAACTCCCCGTTGAGGCCCAGGTGCCCCAGTTGAGCACCGCCGAGCTCAACGACATGGTGGAGCGAGAGGCAAAGATGGTGCAGCAGGACCACATGGAGAAGGAGCGGGTGGACGCCAAGAATGCCGTAGAGGAGTACGTCTACGAGATGAGGGACCATCTCTCGGAGAAGTACCAAAAGTTTGTCAGTCAGCAAGACAAGGAGGCGTTCCTCAAGCTGCTTAATGCGACGGAGGACTGGCTCTACGCCGACGGAGAGGAAGTGGCAAAGGGACTGTACGTCGAGAAGCTGGAGGCCCTGCGGAAAATAGGTGGACCCGTAAAGTACCGGTTCCGCGAGAGTGAACTGCGGCCTGTGGCCCTGGAGGAAGTGGGCGGAGCCCTGCAGCGAACACGCAAGTTCCTGGATTCTGAAGAGTTCAGCAAGGCCCCAGCCGAGGACAAGGAGAGGTTGCGCAAGGCATTGAACGAGAAGCAGGCGTGGTACGACCAGAGCCTCGGGGCACTGGGGAAGGCCCCCCTGACGCAGGACCCCCCAGTGACCGTGGCACAGTTGAGAGATGCCCGACAG GCATTGGACAACCTGGTGTCTGCGGCGTCTGCCAAGTTGAAGGCAGCTCTGCAGCCCACCCCGCCTCCACCAACCCAGCCAACCCCAGCCGAGAGCGGGCCCGCAACGCCCTCCGAGACGGAGGCCACAGAGTCGGAGGAGCACACAGAAAAGATGGACGTCGACTGA